From a single Sphingobacteriales bacterium genomic region:
- a CDS encoding MarR family transcriptional regulator, which translates to SEKPLKPGEIASLAGIERADVDKAIKVLKKEEKIFSPKACFYQAK; encoded by the coding sequence AATCGGAAAAGCCGTTAAAACCTGGCGAAATTGCTTCATTGGCAGGCATTGAAAGAGCTGATGTGGACAAAGCCATTAAAGTTTTAAAAAAGGAAGAAAAAATCTTTTCACCAAAAGCCTGCTTTTATCAGGCAAAATAA